The Halomicronema hongdechloris C2206 genome includes a window with the following:
- a CDS encoding RNA polymerase sigma factor, with the protein MDQPHKQLELLNQVIRGALSLEEGSTSKKLIFFIRRSLAQMGLQGEWQESEVLIEAYLRTRERVMAGEVISNFPGYLAQVSQYILLEKRRQRQRNHNINQKLFRSGSDVVSSPESSYGEGISQETVSSLWSSFHALAERDQQVLMLRIVKGHSWKEIGYFMVEEGLEANYTSALVAKLRKQGERALDRLRKRMLSVDNS; encoded by the coding sequence ATGGATCAGCCACATAAGCAGCTTGAATTACTGAATCAGGTAATTAGAGGCGCATTGTCGCTGGAGGAGGGATCAACTTCAAAAAAGCTGATATTTTTCATCCGCCGCTCATTGGCACAAATGGGACTCCAGGGTGAATGGCAAGAAAGCGAAGTTCTGATTGAAGCCTACCTGCGTACCCGCGAACGGGTAATGGCAGGGGAAGTCATCAGTAACTTCCCTGGCTATTTGGCCCAAGTATCTCAGTACATTCTCCTAGAAAAACGTCGACAACGGCAGCGCAATCACAATATCAATCAAAAGCTATTCCGCTCGGGGTCTGATGTCGTTTCCTCACCAGAGAGTTCCTATGGCGAGGGCATCAGTCAAGAGACGGTCAGCTCCCTATGGAGCTCCTTTCATGCCCTGGCGGAACGAGACCAGCAAGTTCTCATGCTTAGGATCGTCAAAGGTCACTCCTGGAAGGAAATTGGTTATTTTATGGTGGAGGAGGGATTGGAAGCAAACTATACATCTGCGTTAGTGGCCAAGCTCAGAAAGCAGGGTGAACGAGCCCTAGACAGGCTGAGAAAACGGATGCTATCCGTCGATAACTCATGA